Proteins encoded together in one Ignavibacteria bacterium window:
- a CDS encoding WYL domain-containing protein, with protein sequence MAKQNKAVVGKDLLRRISKINREIKDGRFPNKERLARSLEVSTKTIQRDIEYMKFEHNAPIEFDKLRKGFYYTDDGFNLNPLTVDASDFLAVAVTEKVLEQYKNTPYSKYFKNFYRKIENIFEGKLSVNINDIDKILSFYVGPVRYVSEEVMNVCERALRETIRCRMTYLTGYSGAVSERLIDIYHLKNFNGNWYIIGYCHKAKRIKVFAVSRIKEIKLTNQYFNVPDDFSIEKYFENSFGIFESDKLYNVKLKIMNESVRYVKEKKGHSSEKITDQKDGSIILEYKVNNLTELTFFVLSLGRDCEVISPKEFREEVIKELKGALKNYL encoded by the coding sequence ATGGCAAAACAAAATAAAGCGGTGGTAGGTAAAGACCTGCTGAGAAGAATTTCAAAGATAAACAGGGAGATAAAAGACGGAAGGTTTCCGAATAAGGAGAGGTTGGCGAGAAGTCTAGAGGTATCCACTAAGACGATACAGAGGGATATCGAATACATGAAGTTTGAGCATAACGCTCCGATTGAGTTTGATAAGCTGCGCAAAGGATTCTATTATACAGATGACGGATTCAATCTGAACCCGCTGACGGTTGATGCGAGCGATTTTCTGGCTGTTGCCGTAACGGAGAAGGTACTGGAGCAGTACAAGAATACGCCATACAGCAAGTATTTCAAGAATTTTTACAGGAAGATTGAGAATATATTTGAGGGGAAGCTTTCTGTTAATATAAATGACATTGATAAAATACTCAGTTTTTATGTGGGACCGGTGAGGTATGTATCTGAAGAAGTGATGAACGTATGCGAGCGGGCACTTAGGGAAACCATAAGATGCAGGATGACTTATTTGACCGGTTACAGCGGTGCTGTTTCTGAGAGATTAATAGATATATATCATCTGAAAAACTTTAACGGTAACTGGTATATAATAGGTTACTGCCATAAAGCTAAGAGAATAAAAGTGTTTGCAGTAAGCCGTATCAAGGAAATTAAATTAACAAACCAATATTTTAACGTTCCTGATGATTTCAGCATAGAAAAGTATTTTGAAAACAGTTTCGGGATCTTTGAGAGCGATAAACTCTACAATGTTAAACTGAAGATAATGAATGAATCCGTCAGGTATGTAAAGGAAAAGAAAGGGCACAGTTCGGAGAAAATCACTGATCAGAAAGACGGTTCGATTATTCTGGAATACAAGGTAAACAATTTAACAGAATTAACCTTCTTCGTGCTTTCGCTTGGAAGAGACTGCGAGGTGATAAGTCCCAAAGAGTTCAGAGAGGAAGTGATAAAGGAGCTGAAGGGGGCGCTAAAGAATTATTTGTAA